A single window of Dermacentor albipictus isolate Rhodes 1998 colony chromosome 1, USDA_Dalb.pri_finalv2, whole genome shotgun sequence DNA harbors:
- the LOC135897180 gene encoding uncharacterized protein, which translates to MSSAGNSASALGRGSHPPSSTDSGNYKVVLPRLPTGNTVLNSVFLHADLAGRPYRAPDFRDALLSVLNATDILGAGQYQMSHLWLVTCVNSIAKQKLVDKGELLVKGLKCLVIDPECKNIKMKLLWLPPHLEQRRIVEALEPYGTVQSITREMWRCDGMEGWQMTNRDVAFTLKDGVSASNLPHLLSIYGHQCLILVPGRPPLCLRCNRVGHIRRQCRTPRCSNCHRYGHPADACVGTYADKLRGNRPAEGDAITDHLMDVSEVVDATGETLPDTHRPEQVKPSSADISLSQKPASEDETKVPDDEPSVSWAESPPVQDRPPSVESGSMCEAAKKRPAPSDNSSPSGKEARVPKVSKLTKPLRGTPTPADVPCVNVHHKAHCASPHQEGSGAPLEQCLDAAPP; encoded by the coding sequence atgagctccgctggaaacagcgcatcggcccttggccgaggatcacacccaccgtcatctaccgattccggtaattataaagtcgttcttcctcgtctaccgactggcaacaccgtcctcaattcagttttcctgcatgctgacctggcagggcggccgtatcgggccccggactttcgcgatgctcTCCTGTCAGTGCTAAATGCAACCGACATActcggcgctggacaataccagatgagccatttgtggttggTGACATGCGTTAAtagcatcgcgaaacagaaacttgtcgacaaaggcgagttgttggtgaagggcctcaagtgccttgtcattgaccctgaatgcaagaatatcaagatgaagcttctttggcttcccccacacctcgaacagagacggattgttgaagcgctagagccatatggcacagtgcagtccatcacgagagaaatgtggcggtgtgacggcatggagggctggcaaatgactaACCGAGACGTGGCATTCACATTGAAAGACGGCGTTTCTGCCAGTAATCTGCCACATCTGTTGAGCATATATggccaccagtgccttatcttggtacctggccgaccaccactttgcctccggtgcaacagagttgggcatatccggcgacaatgtcgaacaccacgctgcagtaactgtcaccgctacggtcaccctgcagatgcatgcgtcggaacctacgctgacaaacttcgtggAAATAGACCAGCCGAGGGTGATGCCATCACCGATCATCTAATGGACGTGAGCGAAGTTGTGGACGCAACTGGCGAAACACTCCCTGACACTCATCGACCAGAACAGGTTAAGCCGTCATCGGCTGACATTAGCCTCAGTcagaagcctgcgagcgaggaTGAGACTAAGGTGCCTGACGACGAACCATCTGTGTCATGGGCAGAAtcgccaccagttcaagatcgcccaccgtcagtggaatctggatcgatgtgcgaggccgctaagaagcgtccagcgccatctGACAATTCATCGCCCTCGGGAAAAGAGGCTCGCGTTCCCaaggtgtcaaagttgacaaaaccgctccggggaacgcctactcctgcagatgtcccttgtgttaacgtgcaccaTAAGGCCCATTGTGCATCACCTCATCaagaagggagtggtgcacctctggagcagtgtttagacgctgcacctccatag